The Thermodesulfobacteriota bacterium region AAGGCCAAAGGTACTGGTAAAATAGGCAAGAGACATCAAACCAGTGATAGCCATACCGAGCCAGAAAGCGCTAAAATTACCAGCCACAAGACCAGAAAGGATGCCAAGGGAAGCCCCCCCTTCTCGGGCTGCAGTCACTACCTCCTGACAGTGGGTTGACTTAGAACTGGTAAATACCTTCACGAGCTCGGGGATAATTGCCGCGGCAAGGGTTCCGCAGCTTATAATGACCGAGAGTTTAAACCATAGATTATCAGGGTATTGAGAAAGCTGCCAGTAACTGACGATAAATGTAACTATGATGGAAAGAATCGAGGTAATCCATACCAGGGAGGTAAGAGGGGCTTCAAAGTTGATACTTTCTTTACCTCGATTTACAGCTGTTGTGGCTCCTTTATTGATAAAGTAAGCGGCAATAGAGGTAATGATCATCAAGATTCGCATTATAAATATCCAGGTGATGAGTTCTGCCTGGTACTGCGGGAAAACCCCTAAAACGATGAAGCTGATTAAGGCAACCCCGGTTACCCCATAAGTTTCAAAACCATCGGCAGTAGGACCAACGCTGTCTCCTGCATTATCACCGGTACAGTCAGCGATAACCCCTGGGTTTCGAGGGTCATCTTCCTTGATATTAAAGACGATTTTCATTAAATCTGAGCCGATATCAGCAATTTTAGTGAAGATACCACCACACATACGAAGCGCAGACGCACCGAGAGATTCACCGATAGCAAAACCGATAAAGCAAGCGCCGGCATATTCACGGGGGATAAAAACAAGAATCGCTAGCATCATTATGAGCTCCACACATACTAAGAGGAGTCCGATGCTCATGCCGGATCTTAAAGGAATATCAAGTAATTTTAATGGCTTGCCTTCCAGGGAGGCAAATGCCATCCGGCTGTTTGCAAGGGTATTCATCCTTATCCCAAACCACGCCACGCCATAAGAACCGAGTATCCCAACCACCGACCAGCCTAAAATGAGTAAAACTCCATGTGCCGGCATGGCTTGCAATACACCAAAATAATAGCCGATACAGATGGCAATAAAGATCTCCAGAATAATCAACAGCTTTCCTTGCTGGATCAAATACGTCTTGCAGGTCTGGAAAATAATGTTTGATATATCTAACATTGATTTATGAGCAGGCAAGCCTTTAACCTTGATGTATTCATAAAGGCCAAAACACATACCCAGAAAACAAATGAGAAAACCAACCATTAATAGGTTGTTTTGAGTCGCGGTTAGGACAGGAATATTAAGCTCTGCTTCACTTGCAAAGAGGGGGGCAGCAAAAGACAGAAGAGCAAAACTCAATATGCCTGTAGTTACCCATTGCCTAGTTTTTAGTTTTGAAATCATTTTTTTATTTCCTTTCTGAATTTAGTCGTTTTTACAGCTTCTTCAACACGGTCAGGTTAAACCTTCAAAATCTCCTTTCCTACAAGATTCTCAATGATTGATTTAACTCCTTTACATACACTATTACCTCCTTTTTATTAAATTAATCCTATCTTGAGCAGTCGGGATATTTCTATGTCTTCTTTATCTAATTGGATGATTCCGCATGCCGTCCTTGCCGTATGGGTGAGAACTTTTATCCGTTGACTATTATCCTCTTCTTTAGTATTGTTATATTGGATTTAGGCTGGCTATTAAGATTTAAGAGTTTTTAATTCTACCAAATTTGGAGAGTTATTACAATGAATTTTTCGAAAATATTTAAGGCAAAAAATCCCTGAGGCATATCGAGGGAATTTTTTATTGCTTTCCCCACCTCTGGCATATTAGTTGCACTCTCATTCCCGTAGATAAATGTACCCGTGATAATATGAGGGTGGCGATTTTTTTATTAGAGACATAGTACCTTCTTGAAAAGGGGTTCATTCATGAAGCTTGGATCGGAAACTATTGGCAATGGAGATCAGATCGGCGGAGAAAGAGGGGGAAAAAATCATTATTCCAGACTATACCGGAAATTTGTATTCCTTACCCTTATCTGTTCCCTGGCTCCCCTTTTTCTGGTTGGCTGGGGTATCTACATTTACTACTCCGGATTTTCCAGGATGAGGATAGAGAACTACTTCAAGAGTCAGGTTGAACACCACCGGGGAATAATAGAATTGTTTTTAAGAGAACGAACCTCCGATCTCCAATTAGTGATTTTTACCCATTCTCCCGATTATCTGCAAAAAACTCCAAACCTCAGGCGTGTTTTCAACGTCATGAACCGGGAGGGTTGTTTTTTTACGGACTTAGGCATTATCGATGACCAGGGGAGGCATCTTGCCTATGTCGGCCCTTACGATTTGATGGGGAAAAACTATTCAAAGACTTTCTGGTTTAAAGAAGTCATGAAAAAGGGGGTTTATATCAGTGATATGTTTATGGGGTTTCGGAATGCCCCGCACTTTATCATTGCTGTCCTCCGAACTGAGGGGAACAGGAAATGGATTTTAAGGGCGAGTATAGATACGGAATATTTTCGTTCCCTGGTTGAAAACGTCAAGATGGGCAGGACCGGTGAGGTATACCTTTCTAATCGGGAGGGAATTTTGCAAACCACTCCTCGTTTCAGCGGTAAAATTATGGAAAAGGCACCCTTACCGGCGGCGTTTTTCCATAAGGAAAGTGGAATCGGTATTTTAGAAACTGACAGAGATGATCCAAATCAGCAGTTTCCACGTCAGATAATAGCCTATACCTGGCTTCAAAATCCCCGTTGGAAGCTGGTGATAAAACAGGATTATTCCGAAGCCTTCAGGGATGTGAACCATGCCAATCGGGCAGCCTTAATTTTCCTCCACTTAAGCCTCCTTGTCATCCTGATCATCTCTGTGATCAGTACCCGATATATGATTAAAGTCATAAAAAAACGAGACGAAGAGGCAGACCGGCTGAACAAGCAACTCACCCAGGCTAGTAAATTAGCTTCCCTGGGCGAGCTTTCCGCAGGGGTAGCCCACGAGATCAATAATCCTCTGGCGATCATCCTGACCGAAAACCAGGTTATAAGGGATTCAGTTGAGGAAACACCGAATCTAGACGATAGCTTTAAAACGGAATTGTTTACATCTTTATCTCAGGTAGATGCCCAGGTGCAGCGTTGTAATCTTATTACCCAGAACCTTCTCAGGTTTTCGCGCCGTACCAAATCCCGTCTGGAGACGGTAAATCTAAATGCCTTTCTTGAAGAAATCATCCAGCTTATGGAGGGGAGGGCAAAAGGAATGGGCATTCAGTTTTCTGCTGACCTGGATAAGGATCTCCCAGCCTTCCTCTCTGACCCCTCCCAGCTTCAGCAGGTATTTTTAAACCTTATCACCAATGCTTTTGATGCGCATGACGGGAAGCCTTATGGAACCATCAGTATCAGTACCCGTTCCAACAATC contains the following coding sequences:
- a CDS encoding ATP-binding protein, yielding MKLGSETIGNGDQIGGERGGKNHYSRLYRKFVFLTLICSLAPLFLVGWGIYIYYSGFSRMRIENYFKSQVEHHRGIIELFLRERTSDLQLVIFTHSPDYLQKTPNLRRVFNVMNREGCFFTDLGIIDDQGRHLAYVGPYDLMGKNYSKTFWFKEVMKKGVYISDMFMGFRNAPHFIIAVLRTEGNRKWILRASIDTEYFRSLVENVKMGRTGEVYLSNREGILQTTPRFSGKIMEKAPLPAAFFHKESGIGILETDRDDPNQQFPRQIIAYTWLQNPRWKLVIKQDYSEAFRDVNHANRAALIFLHLSLLVILIISVISTRYMIKVIKKRDEEADRLNKQLTQASKLASLGELSAGVAHEINNPLAIILTENQVIRDSVEETPNLDDSFKTELFTSLSQVDAQVQRCNLITQNLLRFSRRTKSRLETVNLNAFLEEIIQLMEGRAKGMGIQFSADLDKDLPAFLSDPSQLQQVFLNLITNAFDAHDGKPYGTISISTRSNNQREGVEIVVADTGSGISPENMEKMFDPFFTTKPVGKGTGLGLSISYSIIRRLGGDISVQSEIGKGTQFNLFLPFMPPADVQENLDDVFINPHSSA
- a CDS encoding sodium-translocating pyrophosphatase, producing MISKLKTRQWVTTGILSFALLSFAAPLFASEAELNIPVLTATQNNLLMVGFLICFLGMCFGLYEYIKVKGLPAHKSMLDISNIIFQTCKTYLIQQGKLLIILEIFIAICIGYYFGVLQAMPAHGVLLILGWSVVGILGSYGVAWFGIRMNTLANSRMAFASLEGKPLKLLDIPLRSGMSIGLLLVCVELIMMLAILVFIPREYAGACFIGFAIGESLGASALRMCGGIFTKIADIGSDLMKIVFNIKEDDPRNPGVIADCTGDNAGDSVGPTADGFETYGVTGVALISFIVLGVFPQYQAELITWIFIMRILMIITSIAAYFINKGATTAVNRGKESINFEAPLTSLVWITSILSIIVTFIVSYWQLSQYPDNLWFKLSVIISCGTLAAAIIPELVKVFTSSKSTHCQEVVTAAREGGASLGILSGLVAGNFSAFWLGMAITGLMSLAYFTSTFGLDNFMVYSSIFAFGLVAFGFLGMGPVTIAVDSYGPVTDNAQSIYELSLIETIPNISSEIKKDFGFKPNFDTAKHQLEENDSCGNTFKATAKPVLIGTAVVGATTMIFSLILLLKKTLGVEPETILNLLNPYTLLGLLCGGAVIYWFTGASIQAVTTGAYRAVQYIKKSIKLDDKATLSASTESSKEVVKICTQYAQKGMFNIFVAVFCFTLAFAFFSSPGVSNAPASFFISYLIAIAVFGLFQAIFMANAGGCWDNAKKVVEVDLKEKGTPLHEATVIGDTVGDPYKDTSSVSLNPIIKFTTLFGILAMEIAIAPGMRSSAGWVGIVFFVVSLIFVWRSFYAMRIPKV